In the Castor canadensis chromosome 1, mCasCan1.hap1v2, whole genome shotgun sequence genome, ttcctcaggctgtagatgagaGGATTAAGCATAGGAGTCACCATTGCATAGAAAACAGACACCAGTTTCTCCTGCTCTTTGGAAGACTTGGGTGTCATATAGGTAATAATTCCTGACCCATAAAAAAGGACGACCACCATGAGATGAGAGCCACAGGTAGAAAATGCCTTGTGCCTTCCTGCAGCTGATTTCATCTTGAGCACTGTCACTATGATGTGGCCATAGGACACAAGAATTAGGGAAACAGGTATGAGGAGAATCACAATCCCCATGAGGAAAATGGCCATCTCTGAAGTACGAGTGTCTGTGGATGCCAGGATCAACAGTGCAGGGGCCTCACAAAAGAAATGAGCAATACTGTTACTGCCTTGGTAGGGTAGACTTAGTATAAAAATGGAGTCTACCACAGACACTAAAATACCAATGGTCCATGATCCTGTGGCCAGCAGGACACAGACTCTCCAGGTCATGATGCTGTGGTAATGCAAAGGGTTACAGATTGCCAGATACCTGTCATAGGACATCACTGCCAGAAGAGCACACTGCGTAAATCCAAAAATGAGGAAGAGCAGAAGCTGAGCTGCACAACGTGTGAATGAAATAACCTTCTTTCCAGAAAGCAGGTGGGCTAGGGCCTGAGGAACTATGTTGGTAGAGAAACAGAAGTCAGCCAGAGACAAAttgcagagaaaaaaatacatgggtGTGTGAAGCCTAGAGTCAATCTGAACAAGGAACATAAGCAGCAGATTTCCAAGCACAGTGGCCAGATAGACACCCAGGAATAAGATGAAAAGCACCTTCTGTGTGTGCCAGTCATCAGAGAGTCCCAGAAGGAGGAATTCTGTTACCTGTGTCTGATTTGTCTGTCTCATAGTTCGTCTTCCTTTTCAGCAAGAAGACACTATATGATAAACACAGTTATGCATAACCTATAAAATTACATAATTCAGAATCAGCAGGCTTAGGAATAGCCTCAATAACTATCAACCATTTCAGAACTCCCTTtcagcagcatttgttgcccttaacgcagagaaactaaagcagataccttaaagcaactgaggccaataggaaaaggggaccaggaactagagaaaaggttagatcaaaaagaattaacctagaaggtaacacccacacacaggaaatcaatgtgagtcaatgccctgtatagctatccttatctcaaccagcaaaaccccttgttccttcctattattgcttatactctctctacaacaaaattagagataagggcaaaatagtttctgctgggtattgagggggggagcgggagggggtggagtgggtggtaagggagggggtgggggcaggggggagaaatgaaccaagccttgtatgcacatatgaataataaaagaaaaatgaaaaaaaaaaaaaaaaaagatcatcatGCTGCTTTAGTTGAATCACTTTCAGTGTtgcaaaataatattatttaagatagtgtgttcattattggtatCATCCTGCAAGTTCAAGGATGATCTTCCTTATTCTGAATATCACACTTCTAATAAGACGGTAAGTCAAATTGGATTCATCTTATAGATGAGCAGTGCACCATGTAATTTCTGTTTGTTATCAGTTAAGACCTCTGTAGCTTATGCTGCCCTTGTCATATTTCCTCCATCTCATGTTTAtgttggttttaaaaaaatatttggacaTGCAACTGATCTTGTTGTCTCTTTCCCAAAAGGATAGTCACAAAAGTGTAAGAATTCAAAAAGAGTTAAAATACCTTGGAGAACTcatgtttcttaaagaaaatacCCTATCATGAAGGAATTGGGAAACCAGAAGATAACTCTGGATACTCCATTGGAAAGGGGGTATCTGCAGCTCCAGCTGTAGTTCTATAATACCAGTATCAACTGTGAAGGAACTTTCAAAACAACAGATACACTATCACAATAGAATTTTCATGTTAAGCCACCAGTTTGCTGATTTCCTGCTCAGCTCAAACAGCACTTCTCCCTCACTGCTAGCTCATCCTCATCTCTCACTACCCTGCATTATCTATTGCCTACCCCTCCCAAAGCTTAAAAACTTCTTTGAAAACTATATCACTTTCATCCTGAGTCCTTTAGAAAACATAATGCAGCACTTCATTCTGCAGATTATCATTAAATAAgctgaataaaaaaattcaaataaaaataatttaatgacaaAGTTCATTAAGAAGGCCTGCCAATATCCCTTGAAAGATTTAAGACAATTTGGgagtaataataaaatttcatggagcttttataaaaagaaaggaaattttgtaaaatttaagaTCCTATGCAAGGCTAATAAGTTCTTCATCTCTTTGGCAGAAAAGTTTCAATGTTTTAAATATGCACCAGAATGAATGTATAAATGATTACCAAGGAAGCCAGTTATATCAAAATATAGTTACCAGGTTAGGTTcataaaacacatatataaacaacAACATGTGTGCTTAgttaatacaaaataataaagacaatgtGTCTTCACTAAcacattaaatttttaatataatggTAGGTCTAATAACCACCTTCATTTCAAAATTGTTACAACTTTAAATATATGGCGATATCTTAATCTGACGTGTATTTTATGAAGAAGATAGTGAATAAACACATAGAAAGTCAAGAGAAAACTGCCAGATTTCTTCTCTGATTTCAAGAAATTGGGaagttttagaaattaaatactttagaaataatttattctCAATAACTTATATTGAAATAGTTTTAGAAAATAACTATGTAGACAACAATACATGTACTTtattaacacattaaaaatgctagggctggcagagtgactcaagtagtaaagtgctgcctagcaagtacaaggccctgagttcaaaccccagtaccaccaaaaaaaaaaaaaaagacagaaaaagaaagttacacatagaaatttaaatatagtgCTAGATCTAATAATTCCTTGTTTTCCAAAATATGACCTCGAATATTTGGTTATATCTTAAACAACTGCAGTATGATATAAAAATACCTCTGATCTCTATTGCTGACAAAGTCATAGATACTTTTAATACTAGTATGGGTTGGTTACCTACATTTCAACAAGAAGTTTATGCTAAATTTAGAGTACAGGAAAGTAAAAATTTAGAAGAAGCATTTCACATCCAAACTGAAGAATACTCTGAATTCCAGGCTAAGAACTATTGGGCTacaagaattttctttaaaaaattaaaaagataaaattgcaCTGCATATAATCTAATAACCGAGTCTTAACATCTGGATGGGTCTGTCAGTTTGTCAAACTGTCAAAAGATTTCAATTCATCATTGGTCTTAAGACTTAAGTTGAGATGTGGCATCACGAGGAATGTCCCATTCACTTCAATTTAactttttcagtgttttgatTACTTATTCACTTTGTAGGTAGAAACTCTAAAACAAACAACTTGGTTCAAATCATGCTTCACCTATATGACAAAACACCAGTTTATAGCCTATTCACTCTTACCAATTGCTGGTTAGCCATGAAGTCTCTGTTTTTCCCTCCCTGGCATTTCTCCCAAAGTATCTTTCCCCATTCCCCATTCCCCATTCCCCATTCCCCATTCCCCATTCCCCATTCCCCATTCCCCATTCTAAGCACcaacacacatagacacagacacacaaacacacacactcacaaagacCTGGTCTGTCTTAGATGCACAAGAAATGCCTATAGCACTATATACTTACATCCATAACATGCCTTAGTAAATcacattgaaaatatttgtcttttctctatgACCATAAGATGTTTGAGGGCAGGGATGGCATCTGAGCTTATTCACAGCAAATATGATCAATCATAGCACATAATAAGCATCCAACACATGTTTCTTGAACTGATCTGAGCTGAGCCAAAGTGTCAGGAGACAAAAGGTGATTGTCAGTCAGATGAATGTAACTGCGACTTGTCAGATGAaagaagggtggggagggggtctcACTGATTTTAGGACTGCATTAGAAATCAGTACCTGACCTCCttgatattcttttaaaatgctcTTCTACCATGCAAATGTGAGGGAGAAAATGTTCCCCCGAGTGATTGTGAACCTGCCCCTGAGGTCAAGAAGCTTCTGCTAGAAAATCAACTTTACTGTCAACCTTTCTGTTGCTTTATTCTGCCTTTGCTCAAGATTTAACAGGAACTTGTGAGTTCATTTctctaaagataaaaatatttcactgaaTATAGATTGAAAAGGTCATAGAAACTTGCATTGTCTAATCTAACATGTACTTTAGAAAGAAGAGACTGAGTGAACccataagaaacaaaaagaaaaacactatatCTCTCTTTTGATTCCAAAATCCTTCCTGCTTACAATCACCTATTCTTTATCCTATACGTTCCAATCCCAGGTCAACAGAGGCagaagaccacacacacacacacacacacacagagagagagagagagataaacacAGAGGATCAAAAACTGACTCCATGAAAGTTCTGCTTGTATCTCAGTAAGATGAGACATGGATTGACTGGATCTATTGCAGAAGATTGAGACTCAATCAGATTATTTCAACATAATTAGTTGAATTTTATGAATCAAATCCAAGGGAGTAAAACCAATTTACTCCCAATATGCCCCCAGTTATCCTTCATGGTTCACCTCATGCCTTCTCTTCCCCTCAATCTACCAATCTTCCCCAAATTTTctcttctggaaaagaaaaaagattaaattagTATATCAAAGCTAGTGAATAAACTCCACTGTTAGGGGATAAAGCAGCCCTGCAAATGCATGCAAATGCCCAACCTGACTGCAGCTTGGACGAAGCAGAGACAGCAGGCATCTTGTCATAGAGGCAGAGAGCTCAGTAAAATCTCAGACATCAAGACCAAGGTCAAGGGGAAAAGGGGAATCCCCACAGTGCCCACATTCTCCTGCTCTATCCAAAAGTCTTATCGTTCAGGATATACTGTGCTTTTAAATGAGGGGAAGTGTGGAGTCCAGATACTAGAAGCAGTCTCTGGAGCAGCTGAGGTACCAGGAGAATTCCAAAGAATCATTAGTGTGGATGCTTGGGCTGTGCTCCCTTGTAGAAGGCTCCCAAATGGTTATAAGGAGGACAGAAATAACATGTAGGTAGCATCTTGTTTACAGGCCATATCAGCAGTTCTTCCTAGTCGTGTTCTTTAGGAAAACATTGTGTTTTTGCAATTAACTATTTGCtttctggaggaaaaaaagatgaagttgAAGCTCAGGTTTACCACATTCCTTCTGTATGATTTTGAGAAAGTTCATCATTTACAGAATGTGAAGGTGTCGTCCCCAGATAATAATAGTTAGAAGAATGTGATTAACAAAATGTCTTCACATGGTAAGAGCTCAAAAAATACTATTTCTAGTTATTATAATCAGAGCTAGGAGATTGATGCTATGGATTAATGTCTGAGTTCTGGCAGATATCATATGCTTGAAATTATTCAAGAAATTtattgggagaaatgacccaagcattgtatgcacatatgaataataaaacaattaaaaaaaagaaagaactttattgTACATTTGCAGAATCCTAAATTGCCCAAGTGGAAGGTCTAAAAATCAAACACAAATcaactgcaaacaaaacaaaacaaaaaactaagcaGAATACTTAATGCTGGGTTGGGTGTGAGTGGGGGAAGTAAAGAAAGGAGTCTGAAAAGAAGAAAGCCTTGGCCGAAAACCCCAGTCTTCCAGTTGCAGCACTGGAATGTCTACCCTAAGAGAAAGAGCTAACTGAACATTGAGCAGCTTTCATTAAACCTGATTGGTTAGGATATTCTACTGAGTCACATTACTTAATTCTGTGGTTAAAATTTTCatatctttaagatttttctaataatttctttttaaattacaaagttcatcaaaaatatatgcataaatcTTATGCCTAGTGaacttttatttcataatttcatatcatgaaataattttagattttcaaagaaGCTTAAAGAATGGTACAAAAAATTCTCATACTTCTCTTACCCAGATTATGCAATTATTAACATCTTACcaattttgtttatcatttgtctgtacacatgtattatttatttattattttatcttgatAGTAAACTCCAAACATTATGATCAAAATAAAGAGGTCCTAAAGTTAATAAGTCAGAAATTTCCAGTGTTTAAATGAGCATTAGATTTCAACATAGACTtccaatatagaaaatataagtaGCTAGTAAGGATATGAAAAAGTGTAGACATAATTAGCCATTAGGGGATGTAAATTAAAGCTACAGTGAAATGCTACTAACTCTcattaaaattgataaaataactGAGTATATGGAACAATTTGCACTGCTTAACAATCAACTCAAAAATTCCACCTGGAGGCATTTTtgaatatgaaagaataaagaaagagagaaagagagtttgagaggagaagagaagagtgagaagagaagaggaggggaggggaggaagaaagggaggaaaagggagtggagaaggaaagaaggaaggctgAAACAAGGGTTGATGAGATTATGAAGAAATTGGAATCCCATACATTACTATTGTGAATGTACAATGCTGTTGCTGCTGTGAAAAACAGTCTACTGGTTTCTAAATAAGCAAGCATAGGATTATCCTAACacccaacaattccactcctaggtgtaTACTCAAGAAAACAGAATATAAGTGTCCAAATAAATGCTAGCACAGGAATGTTCATAGCAATACTAGTCAGAATAAAGAGGGAGATAATACAAGTATTCTTTGGCTGTGGAGTGACTAAACAAAAAGtggcatatccatacaatggagtaACACTCATCCATAAAAAGGAACAATAACATATGCTACAACTTAAGAGAACCATGAAAACATAATGCTGATTGGAAGAAGACACAAAGACCACGTTTCATATGATTCCACTCATGAATCTAGAATAGGCAAAGACATAGGAACAGAAAGCAGGTTAGTGGCTGCAAGCAGCTGGACAGAGGGATAAATGGGGAGCCACTTCTTAATGGTACAGCATTTTCTTTCAGTGATGAAAAGGTTCTTAAATTAGATGGTAGTGATGTTTTTTCAGCCTCATGAATATACTAAATGTCACTGAATCATACaccttaaaatggttaaaatgttaatattttcttaCTATAAAAACTATTCTTTAAAATAGAAGGAACACATAATGACAATGCTAGGGACCAAACTTATTTATTAAAATGCAGGGCAGACTACTCCAAAGAGTATTTTTAGTTCTTCAGGTAACACAAATTAAGCCTATTACCTTTcttaaaaattatgtgaaataatatttttctcttatatggtatgttaagaagaaaaacaagttactacttttgtttcaaaaataatctttaaaaggaGAGacaatgctaataaaaaatacagttctaGGGAAATAATTActaataaaagttttattaaatgaatgattaCTATGAACAAAAAACATGAATATGTTCTAAgacagaagaagaaagtaaattcataaagaaacataaaatgaggggctggtgagtggctcaagtggtagaacgcctgcctagcaagcgtgaggccttgagttcaaaccccagtactatcaaaaaaaaaaaaaaagaaacataaaatgtaaaaccAATGTTGAAAACAATTGGTACAactgaatgaaattagaaaagacAAATATCGCTGAAAATAAATCTGCAAGGACCTCTTCCCACTCCAAGTATACTCCAGAATTGGACAGTGTTGTAGTTGGGTTTCATGAAATAGCCCATTACTTCCTTTACATAATTTTCcccaaaaaataggaaaaaaggtGGTGCTTCCTAGTTTATTTCATGAAGGTTTTGTAAACTTGGGTGGTACAAAATTACATAATTGTatatataagaaaaggaaaatacagatttatttcacttatgaatgaaaataaatacaaaagtccAAGCTAAAATTAGGCCTGTTTAATACAAAAGTATAACATAAAATAACTTACTATTGTATAATGAAATATTGTCTGTCTCAGAGATGCAAATAAGTTTCAACATCAAGAACTCTACAAAGAAATTTACTAATTATATTTAaggataaaaatcaaataatctcAGTGATGTAGGAAACACATTTGTTGGAGACAAacacattttttagtttttaatcttaTAAACTAAGattataataaaagtttttttccCTGATTGATTATATGTCCCAAACCCATTACACATATCATAtttaacaaagaaattttaaatggagTCCctaagatgaagaagaagacaaATATACTGCTATCTTCATTACTATTTAGCATAGTGCTtagaatcattaaaaatatttctaaagacaGAGGAAGCTACAAGAACTGTAAGAATTGGAAGACCACAAATAAAACTATATCATTTGCTAAAAATATGATTGCCAACTTGAAGAAAAAACTAGGGAGAAACGGACCaattggaaggaaaaaaaggtaGATTCCTACCTCATTCTTTACACCAAAATAAATACTAGAGATTAAAGATGAATATTAAGCCATATATGTAAGAAAACTctgaaaatcttaaaataaaaaggtgAATTTTTAGAAAGAATAACTTTAAACAATAAAGTCATTTCAAATATTGACACAAAAATTCAAAGTTGTAAGGGGAAAGACTGATTTGCCTAGATTAAATTATAAAACAGCTTCTCAGTCTTTTGGCTAACATCAAgtgtaataaattataaaacacacatatgttacaaaaataatacatttaaaaagccaactgggaaattagaaaaagacatttccaaggaaaaatcaaagaaccaatttttcataatattgaaagatacaaaacactaaaagaaaagaataaacagtcACTTCATAGAAAAACGGAAATGAAAGTGATCAATAAACATTTACAACTATGTGCATCCTCAAGCATTCATTGGAGTATCACATAACATTGGAAACTCACCAAGGGTCAGTCATGtattataataacaataaaaccaaAGCTGAGATACAACAGTTTTTAAATGATAGATTAGCAAAAttgaagactgaaaatagaaaGTGTTAATAAAGGTGAGATTAAACAGGAACTTTGATGAAAttttgatgagaatgtaaatgaAATCTTTACAGGTCAATTGACAATGTCTATTGATATTTAAAATGAATGTACTGTTAAAGCCAGTGATTAAGCCTCGGgaaaattattcttcaaatatATGACAAGGGCACAGACATACATGTGCAAAAATGTTCACTGTGACAATTTTAATGTCTACAGATTGGAATTTAACAATGATAGATTGTAaggacttttataaatgtcacaatgtacccccagtacaacaataatataacaaaaatgcCTACATAAATTAATTGtttgattaataaaatttaaaaaataaagattgaaaTAACCTAAATATCCAGGGTATGGTTAAATAAATCATGAAATATTTATACCTGGAACATAATCCATTCATTTTAATGAATTAGACTTATATGTGCtatgaaaccaaaaccaaaatacaaacagTGCATAAACCAAggcacaaaagaaataaaatgataatgctCAAATTAATAGCATGTACTTATGCAATGGATGATGTTTTGCTGAAACAATTGTCTCTGACAATGCAGAGCATTTCTTTGAATCTCACCTGGTTATTGTACCATCTGGTAActccatttttctcttacattttttaGTTTTCAGATTATATGGATACACCATTTAGGTACAAAATTCacttttgatttgaatttttattagctCAATAGAATTGTAGGAATAGTTCCACTTTCATGAGGTCAAACCAAGGTCTTAATTTGATAGTTTAAGAAACTAAAGTCTCattctaggcagatgctttaccacctCAGTTGCACCAGCAACCCTAAAAGTCTCATTCAAAAAACTTGTCCTTCAATGGAGAATCatcccaacaaaagaaaaactttgaCTTTATGTCTAGTGGACGTATACAACTTTAATACAATGCCACACTCAGAACCCTCATTGTCTTGTTGATATTAGGACAGTGGTAGCCAAATTAAATTCCAGTACTTAAAGTGGTTatgtgacaccaaaaaaaaatgataaattaaactGAAAATGCAAACCCTGAAAGCAAATTACATTACTCAGTTGGAAAGTCCACACCCAGGTGATCTACCACCCAGgtatgttcattttcatttatatttatttaccatATGAGAAAAAACTAAAGTTGGCGACTTTGTGAGCCCCGACTGgtgcttttgtgtgtatgtgtgtgtgtgtgcacgcacacgtgtgtgtttgaaatagggtttcactGTATACCCAGGCTggctactgggattacaggtatgtaccaccacaccctgccagTGCTAATGGCTGACATTTGTGTTAAGTTTAAAAAGAGGGGAGTAGGATTTAACAATTTTAGTCTGTAGCTTCAAATATTGCACAAAGTGTCCCGGGGTGTCTCATACTGAATTCTCAAACATTCTTTTCATACTGGTCAGGCATGATTTCCACATGACTTAGCCTTGATCAGTATCCAATTGGCTCAGTACCAACATCTGAGCTccagagaattccctgtttaCATAACTTGAAGGGCCTCACTTCTAACTATTTCCTCAAAGGAAAATACTTGTTCAGAAGGGAAACCTAGGAGAATTGGAGTTTCTACCTTGAGTCAAGTAAATCAGAAAGGCTGAGGATGAAATCAAACTCATAGAATGACTAGTGCAGGTGTTGGGGTGAATTGCTCAGAAGACAACCTAAAAATGGTACTGTCCTTGTGGTACTGCAGAGTACAGATATCTTTCCCTCATCCTGGATTCTTGGCTCCTTCATTGATGACTGCCACAGAACTGTTTCTACTTCATGTCTGCCCTAAGGTGAGAAATAAGCTGCCCAACTTTAGGATTCTGAAATACTGGTTGGGCCTTGGGGATAAGCATGGTTTTGGGAAAGATGAGCTTTGTTATTTGCCCGACTGCTCATCAAAATTTTTCCTTGCTAGACTCCAAACAACAATTATATGCCTACTCTCCTCCAGAATTCCAACCAGAAAATCCAATGCCAAACTTCCCTTGAAGGTTGAAACTGAATGCAGAAAAATCTGAGGCTGTGCTCTCCCACATtactttccttttgcttttgaaaggaacaactCTCCCCTGCCCTCCACTGTCAGCCTCTTGGTTCTCATTGCTTCCCTGAGCTTGCATTTGTTCAAACATCTGCTTATCTGAATAGGCAAGGAGCTGGAAGGACCCTAAGAATATTGCTTTGAGGAGCCCCATCAAGAGCTTCTTGCTCTTGAATATGCTTTAGATCTAAAAGATATGAAGAAACCAAGACTGCCAGCTCCAGAGTAAGTTCAATTACAATCAAGTCTGTCTTCCTAGAGCAGAGGAGGATACTATTAGCCCCACTACTGATGCCATAAGGCATATCCTCAATTCTCAGATAGCCTCATACAAGTCAGGCACAATGGGTTCCAACCCTTGGTCAGTATCTAAGTGGCTCTGACTCGTTTTGTTATAGTGAAAGTCTTCGTGGCCATCTGAATGTCatagaaaagaatatgaaatactAGTGTGACTTTATCTTGAATGTTTGTGTGTTCTGTGAGATATTTTTGTGAAGCCAAGAGTAAGTACATATAGCTTGCAGTGTGTGAGTATGACAAGCAAGAATTCCCAGGTGTGGATCTGTGGGTCTGTGTGAGAGTCACTAAATGATATCTGGACTAGGCATGGGGGTACACACATGTAATCACAGCTCTCAggaagtgaaggcaggaggatcacaagtttgaggtcagcctgggctacatagtgagtccctgtctcaaaaacaaccaaaaaaattatCTGGAAAGGCCCTATTATTACAATCCTATTggagctcaaaaaaaccaaaagacttATGGCTTGTCCTTTCAATATGAGAAAATACCCAGACTTGCAGATTTCTTCCTGTATTCTCTTCCTCTTGCTTTCTCTCCACATATCCATATTTCTGTTGCCTTCTATTCTCTTTATTCTATTACTCCCACCCTTACTTTCATCCTCATTTTTCTCTCCACATTAGGCAGAGAGATACCACAGTGGAATTAATTAGGACAGTTGATTAAGTTATATGAAATCTTCAGagtgtaaaagaaaaattatcccTGACCTTCCTTGGAATCTAATGACACAATATTTCATCTGATGTAGTTCCCTTTCATTCATTTAATGTTCTCCtttcttgttttgattttaaactacattttcccaattcacatacatgcacatgtacTTTAATATACAAATTTGACATTCTTTATATGGCAGTCCCCATTATTTATGTGGTAGTTCCACCTTATCCTTGGTTTCACTATTCATAATTTCTGTTATCCGTGGTTGACTGCATTACAAAACTATTAATATTTGTCTTAACTCTTTCAAGAGAGACTACATTCACATAAATCTTATTATATTTTTGCCATTGCTTTACTAGTTATTATTAGTATGAATTTGTaattgtgcctaatttataaattgacctttattatatgtatgtgtgcatgtataagaaaaatagtattttaaggTTCAGTATCTTCCACAGTTTCAGATATCAAATGAGTGTCTTGGAACACATCTCCAATGGATAAGGAGGACTACAGAGTCTGTACCTGAATCCTAAGTGTCCATTATGCATTAAAAGTTCATCAATGTGGTAAATGTTTTACTGAGTTATCTTttactgtcttctctctctctgtctctctctttatctacacatacacacacacacacacacacacacacacacacacacaccaaataaataaatcataccCATACATGCACAACCTAGTTTTTCAAGAATATGTCAGACATATTTCCATGGAAAACATAGATCTActtattttctacttatttaaTAACTTATGATTATCATGTCATCATCATCAGTGCAGCCATTTCTTTAATGTAGTTGCCAGGaataatggaaatttttttatcaagttcttaatttatttttacaacaCCATAGTATAAAGTTGTGGAATAACATTCATTTTATAGATTAGAAAACTGAGTCAAAAGGCACTGAGGCAAAAAGGAATTTGTAGGGCCAATGA is a window encoding:
- the Or2d2 gene encoding olfactory receptor 2D2 translates to MRQTNQTQVTEFLLLGLSDDWHTQKVLFILFLGVYLATVLGNLLLMFLVQIDSRLHTPMYFFLCNLSLADFCFSTNIVPQALAHLLSGKKVISFTRCAAQLLLFLIFGFTQCALLAVMSYDRYLAICNPLHYHSIMTWRVCVLLATGSWTIGILVSVVDSIFILSLPYQGSNSIAHFFCEAPALLILASTDTRTSEMAIFLMGIVILLIPVSLILVSYGHIIVTVLKMKSAAGRHKAFSTCGSHLMVVVLFYGSGIITYMTPKSSKEQEKLVSVFYAMVTPMLNPLIYSLRNKDVKGALGKVATRNFPCRLGITHLTQRCF